TGCTTGGGATACCCCCTCATAGTGTAAGCTCACACACAACCCTTCTATTTATCTTAGCCTCATTATGTGACCCACACCCAACTGAAGTTTGGTATGGATTACAAGTTTGAGATGATTTCATGATTGAAGTGTTTATGTATAGCTTGTATTGGCTTAACAttggttttaataaaaaaaaaagttttgtactcaaatttgtgtttttataattaattgttaaGTTAAAACAAGACATTCTTTTAGATCATCTTAACTTGATACCCTAATTCAAAGACATTACTTAATTTAAATTACTAAGTTGAACCCACTAATGGGGATAAGTGAACAGAATGCTCATTAATgagttcactttattttgaacttgcatAGCAAAGTTGAAACAACAATAATTGTATAGTCATGTTGATTCGCAGAAGGCAATTCACAGCTTAACAAGACTCAAAATAATGAGTTAAAACAATTCATTAAtccattttgtttttacttgAAATTTTGAGGCAGCTGCTTAACTTATGATTTTAAGTAGAACCAAGTagatattttttacagtgcacaggctaatttcaaacaaatgtcACAATGAAAACTAACTTTATGCTGGCAGGGTCCACTTGAATGATCTGAACTTCAAACGTGTTGAAATAATGGGACAAATAGTGTACAGTATCGATTTGAAACACGACataatttcattcataaattacgGGACGATCGACTAACGTTACTTTACGAGTCGGGTGGAAACTCTACCTGTACGTGTCTTGAAGTTATCTAAAATCCATATCTTTTTAGCAATAAAACACTTCGAATAGCCGGGAGAGTTTAAAACGCAAATAGCAAGCATTTTAAAGAAACCCACAATGCATTTAAGGCGAAAGTATCTGTAGCATCTCCTGTTGCCGGTAGGGGCGCTAATCTAGGGAACGCTCGTATGGGTCGTATTTGAGGATAGTGACAAACGACCTTTACGGTCGTATGAGTTGGAGGACTTGTTGGTTTTTAGGGAATATTTGCATGCTCACATGCGATTGGATTAGTTACTCATATGCTGGACTGTCATGATTTGGCTAGAGCAGGACACTACTGAATGATGCGCATCAGAGAGGGGATTTAGACTGATAAAGAAGTGCCACTACACCACTGGCTGTAGCCTAGGGGTCTCTGGGGAGTAAATGAGTTATTTCGCCACTTGGTCAATACGCTTGAGTGACTTAAACCTTATGATTGTTTCCTTGTGACTCACGGTACGAAACCTTACTCCACGGGGTGAAACGAAACTAATGTGATATTCAGGAAATGAAACCTACCAACGTACATAACCGTTCTAGTTTTCACTTTACCGGTTAATTCAGAATCGCATCGAGGAGAGCACAGCGTCTGATGCCTGGACGTGTTGTGCAAAGAAGGATTTCTCTGTTATTTTGACATTTCGACATTTTTTAAGGATGGAGAAGGTAAGTTACACGTTCAGTCAGCAATATGAGGAAAAAATCCGTCCGTGCATCGACACTATCGACAATTTACGGTCTCTGGGAGTCGAGAAGGACCTGGCGCTGCCTGCCATCGCTGTCATTGGAGACCAAAGCTCAGGAAAGAGTTCAGTTCTGGAGGCGCTGTCCGGAGTAGCGTTACCAAGGGGTAGTGGTAAGGACAATACATCAGAAAATAAAGATattatatgtataaaacataactacaaataatattatgaaGTGTAAGTATATAGCTAAACGATATAGGCTACTTCCCAGTAAATATTGTGGTACCATGGCAGAGTGATGGTGGCCTACTCTAATCTTTGGGCATGATACCCGCGGCAGTACCGTcgctccctatacgcagagtacGCAGTTTGCATAGGGTACCAACTCCCAGGGTGGCACCATCACAGCTgctcaaaaaaactaaacaaaacaaacaaacaaacaaaaaaaaaaacaatcgggagatattaatattaacatatacatatacttaaaaatataagcATGAACAAATGTACAttgaacaaaatgaacaaaaatacactgaaaaaaatgatacttCGGTGAACGCAAGCACACGTGACGCGACATTCCTGCATCCGCGCCCGCGCTCACCTCGCTGAGGCTGATGGACAACTATGCCCGGGAAAAGCCATCAGCAGTCCGACTCCGGTaccgaaaaaaaaaagaagaagaagaaaaagaaaagatagtTCATAATCGTGAAACTTTTTTTGGCTGTTGACGTTAATAACTTGTTTTAATGTTCCTAAtcattaattgttttaatcatCTGCCTTAATATTCTCTCTgagtttccatgttcccttACTAAAATCAAACAtggttttactaaaaaaaaatgtaaaaaagaaagaaagagagttCTTGTAGCCAAGGTAACCAACGCAAACAATTTATGTACATtacaaattaaatacattacaatttatattattacaaatgcctgcaaGAGCGCCAAAGTCCTGGTAATTGCTGTTGCACTTAAAGGATGAtcaaatccttgtttaatattgaccacACATTTAATTCATATATCCACTTAATCTTAAATTTTTGGGCACATTTTTACGAGAAATGCTCcagcctctataatttcttcaacgtggtggacatcacaacccttacaaaaattaaccattgttttatcgtaaaactgcttaattttcttttgtgtgatttctgaatgcttgagactataaacttaatttacttatttttttaactgacaatatattatttaaaagtgcACTCAGTAATTTTCTAAAATGAAGTTTATCAAAACTTGCACTCATCTATGGCACAAGAGTGTGCCattgtacattttgaaattttgaatCTTCCAGCAGATGACATAATATATCagtgttgattttttttattgttcgatattattgtttatttatttacttttatatcttattaaagttctatttgtttttttaacttccataatatttgggggagggggcacaacaatacaattctgcttagggcacccatttggcaAGCAGCGGCCCCCGACCTACGGAATTTACATACGGCACTTTGAAGAACAGCATGGTGAAATACAATGtctttcatgttttgtatagGAATTGTTACAAGATGTCCTCTTGAGCTCAAGATGATAAGAATTAAGGATGAAGATAAATGGCATGGGAGAATCAGCTACCAGGACAAAGAGGAAGATATTTATGACCCAGCAGAAGTGGAGAAAAAAATTCGTGAAGGTATAGAGAATGCTTAAAGTGCATCTAGAGATCTTCCAAAAGaggatatatatacacaacttAAGTTTTGTATCTAATTTGTAGCCCAGGATGAGATGGCTGGAGTAGGTGTTGGTATTAGTGATGAACTCATCAGTCTGCAGATCACCTCTGCCAATGTTCCTGACCTCACTCTCATTGACCTCCCTGGTATCGCACGAGTGGCAGTCAAGGGGCAACCTGAGAATATTGGAGATCAGGTGAActtttatatttactatatatgacattttgttttaaacaatattGTGAGTGACATAGGAATTGAAACTTACACCAATCAAATGCATTTCTTCTAGATTAAGAGACTGATCAGGAAGTTCATTACAAAGCAAGAAACAATCAACCTGGTTGTGGTGCCATGCAATGTTGACATCGCAACCACAGAAGCATTACAGATGGCTCAGGGGGAGGACCCTGAGGGAGAAAGAACATTAGGTGTGCATTGCTCATTGCATTTCAATCCACCTTGTTTTGAAATACGAAAGTAAGCTATTTTCTTTGAATGTAAAAGACATTTGATTAATCAGctgctataggtaaataactataatagttataatagTAAGAAGttcagtaaatggtaaaactaaACCAGTGTGTCTATGATTacgataattaataaaaataatatgataacaaATACCAGTTTTCAGTATTCAGCAGCATAATGGACCAATGGCTGCTCTgttcttacattaaaaataaggtggTTGCCATGCATATTCTGATTGTGTCATTTGTCTACTACAGGCATCTTGACAAAGCCGGATCTGGTGGACAAGGGCACTGAAGGGACAGTCGTAGACATTGTGCACAATGAGGTCATTCACCTTACTAAAGGCTACATGATTGTGAGGTGCAGGGGACAAAAAGAGATTATAGATCATGTCACTCTAAATGAGGccacagaaacagaaaatgCCTTCTTCAAAGACCATTCTCATTTCAGGTGAGTACATACAGTCACATTTATTGAGATTCAGGCTAAAATAGTATCAAACCTTTGGTGCGACTTAAGTATGTCAATCAAGATGTTCTCATTCTCATgaaaatcacacattttttccATTGGTGTATGTCAcattagatttttacatttagaaatattgtaaaataccaGTAAATGAAACACCACACaacaaatgttttacattcagtGGTATTTAAAACAGAACATCAATGAAAATTAAGTATGAAACATTCATTATAAACAACATGTATTGCAAACGCAAAGCCTAAACACATTCATTTAAAGCAAAACTGACACCAACAGTGCTTTAAAATGTGTCGCGGGATGTTTCAAATGATAAAAGACATGATAAACTGTTAGTGAACTGCATGCTTGGCTAACATTCTTTCAGAGGGTGTGTTATTTGCATGCATGTTTTAGTAAACCATTTGCACTATGCCCAATGACGTACACATGCAAATTTGTACCCATTACTTGGGATTTTGGAAAATCATGCCTGTTGTTTCCAGTTAGGTGgcttatgatttttttccccccagcaAACTCTATGAAGAAGGCTTCGCTACTATTCCCAAGTTGGCTGAGAAATTAACAATTGAGCTGGTTCATCACATTCAggtgaaataatttttttcaataaatgaaACCTACATAAATGTTTGACTCATTATGAACATAGCTCATTTTCATATGACTACTCTTCGGTGTAGAAATCTCTGCCTCGTTTAGAAGAACAAATCGAGGCAAAGCTTGCTGAGACACAGAAGGAACTGGAGGCATATGGCAATGGACCCCCAACTGATCTTGGAGAGAGACTGAGCTTTCTCGTTGATGTGAGCACAACCATG
The genomic region above belongs to Onychostoma macrolepis isolate SWU-2019 chromosome 01, ASM1243209v1, whole genome shotgun sequence and contains:
- the LOC131542180 gene encoding interferon-induced GTP-binding protein MxB encodes the protein MEKVSYTFSQQYEEKIRPCIDTIDNLRSLGVEKDLALPAIAVIGDQSSGKSSVLEALSGVALPRGSGIVTRCPLELKMIRIKDEDKWHGRISYQDKEEDIYDPAEVEKKIREAQDEMAGVGVGISDELISLQITSANVPDLTLIDLPGIARVAVKGQPENIGDQIKRLIRKFITKQETINLVVVPCNVDIATTEALQMAQGEDPEGERTLGILTKPDLVDKGTEGTVVDIVHNEVIHLTKGYMIVRCRGQKEIIDHVTLNEATETENAFFKDHSHFSKLYEEGFATIPKLAEKLTIELVHHIQKSLPRLEEQIEAKLAETQKELEAYGNGPPTDLGERLSFLVDKVTAFTRDTLNLTVGEEVKCAPDILIFPELRQEFAKWNSFLDNSGYLFNKKIEKEVDNYETKYRGRELPGFINYKTFEGLVKDQIKLLEEPALKTLKTTSDVIRRKFIQLAQSSFVGFPNLLKIAKTKIEAIKQDKESQAESMLRTQFKMELIVYSQDGTYSQSLQHAKNNLDEDEETKRFNSMSIGIITDDRATLREMRLHLESYYKIASKRLADQIPMVIRYLLLQETALELQRNMLLLLQNKDVDNLLKEDFDIGQKRESLLSRQKRLMKARSLLVTY